Below is a window of Nitrospinota bacterium DNA.
GCCTCTCCGAAGCCGACACGGCCACGGCCAGACTTTGCGCCGGCTGAATCCGGAACTCGGCGCGAAGGTTGCGGACGGCGCGGACGATCTCGGTCACGGCGCCCATCTCGCCCTCGGCCTCGTCGTCGAACATCGATGCGTCGGCCTCGGGATAGGGCGCCACCACCAGTGCCTGCGGACGGTCGGGTTCCGCCGGCAGGTATTTCGTGAGAGTCTGCCAGATCTCTTCGGTAACGAAGGGCATGAAGGGGTGCAGCAGGCGGAGCACCCGCTCGAGGACGTGGGCGAGGACCGTCAGGGGCGACGGATGGCCCTCGCCGCCTGAGCGGAGCCTGATCTTGGCCATCTCGATGTACCAGTCGCAGTACTCGCTCCACAGGAAGTCGTGGATAACGCGCTGCGCCTCGCCGAACTGGTACTCCTCCATGAAGCCCTGGACCTCCGCGGCCACGCGGTTCAGCCTGCTGAGTATCCAGCGGTCCTGCCGATGCGAGGGAGTGGGCCGTGGCCAGCCCTCCAGCCCGGCAGCACCGTCGAGGTTGGAGATAACGAAGCGCGCCGCGTTCCACAGCTTGTTGGCGAAGTTGCGGCTGGCCTCCAGCTTGCGCTCGTTGAGGCGAATGTCGTTTCCGGCCGAGGCGCCCGTCGTCAGCGCGTACCTAACGGCGTCGGCCCCGAACTCCTCCAGCGACGCCAGCAGGGTCGTCGTGTTGATGTCGTAGATTTGGCCCGGCCCGAGGGGGCCTTCCCCCGGCGGGACGATCTCCTTACCGGTGGGGATGACGACGGCCGAGGGCTTGGCGTAGACAAGTACTGTGCTGCGCCCCACGGCGGCAAAGGCTCCAAGCCGGGCGGGGTTTAGCAGGACACCGGACTCGATCACGACCTCACCGGCTCTAATGTCTTCGCCTCGGGGGGCGGCGTTCCTGCCAGTCTCGATGGGCTTGAGGATGCGGACGGCTTCCCCCGTGGCTTCGGTGTGCTCCACCATGACGACGGCGTCGGCCCCGGCCGGCATGGGGGCTCCCGTGGCGACAGCGATGCACGTGCCAGGCTCAACGGAGAGGCTCGTCTCCTCGCCGGCGTAGACCCGCTCCACGCAGGTCAGGATGACCGGGGCTCCAACGGTGTCGGCGGCCCTAACGGCGTAGCCGTCCATCGCGGCCCGGTCGAAGGGGGGCACGTCGGCCTCGGCCCTAACGGCCTCGGCCACCACCCGGCCGGTGGCGGAGGGAACGGAGACCACCTCGGTCCCCTCCAGGGGTTCGGCGGCCTCTAGGGCGAGCGCAAGGGCCTCATCGAGCGGGGTGAGTTGCTTCGTTTGATGAGCAGACATATAAAAAGGCTCGCCGTCCCAGGAACTATTCTTTCTTATCCGGCCTTTTTTCCATCTCAAAGACCAGGTGGCCGAGCTCAGGCAGGATGAGCTTTTCCATCGCAAGCCTGACCGCGGCCCGGGAGCCGGGCATCGCGAAGATGAGCGCTCCTTTGGCCACCCCGCCCACGGCCCGGCTCAGCATGGCCGCCGCCCCGATCTCCTCGTAGGAAAAGACACGGAAGAGCTCGCCGAAGCCGTCCATGCGTTTGTCGAGCATCTCGGAGACCACCTCGTGGGTCCTGTCCCGGGGCGTGATGCCAGTCCCCCCGGTAAGCAGAATGGCCTTTACGCCGTCGGTTCCCGCCGCCTCTTCGACGGCCCTCCGGATGGCCGGGGGCTCGTCGGGCACGATGCAGGAGGAGAGGACCCTATGGCCCGCCCCATCCAACCCATCCCGGATGAGCTGGCCCGAGGTGTCGGTGGCCTCGGTCCGGGTATCGCTGATGGTAATTACGGCACAGCCAACGGAGGTCGGGCTTTGGGCGCGGTGTTCTTCGATGCCCATTATCTCAATGCCCCACGGAGGAACCGTGGTGGCCCACCCAAACCTCGCCGTCCTCGAAGACCTCCTTTTTCCAAATCGGGACGATCTCCTTGAGCCGTTCGATGGCGTAGGAGCAGGCCTCAAGGGCCTCGCGCCGGTGGGGAGCGGCCACGGCGATGGCCAAGCTCATCTCGCCCACCTCAAGGCGGCCGACCCGGTGGAGGATGGCCACGGAGTCCACGGCCCACTTGGCCCCGATCTCTTCGCCGATCTGGGTCATTTTCCGCTCCGCCATGGAAGGGTAAGCCTCGTACTCCAAGTAGAGAACCCGCCGCCCCTCGGTCTCTTCGCGCACCACGCCTCCGAAGGCGGCCACTGCCCCTGAGGAGTCCCGACGGACCAACTGGGCAACCTCATCGAGGCTGATGGGGCGCTCCACCATCGCATAGGTTTCGGCCGGCAGGCTCTGGCCTCCGCTGACCGGCGGGATTAGGGCTACCTCATCTCCGTCGGCCAGCGATGCCTCCCGAGCGGCATACTCCTGATTGACGGAAACCGCCAGGGCGGGCTCCAGGCCCTTGAGGTCTGGATGGGTGCGTATCAACACCTCCAGAAGGTCCTGAGCCTTCGCACCGGGCTCCAGCTCCACGGTTTCCTCGGCGGCGCCGACGACGTCCTTGCAGGATGCAAAATAAAGGACGGTGACTTTCATTCGATTGCCCCTTGCCCCTTCGGGGCCTCCTCGCCGGAGGCCGTGTAGGCGCCACTAGCGCCCCCGGCCTTGTGGATGAGCCGGAGGTCCGAGACGGTGATGGAGCGATCCACCGACTTACACATATCGTAAATCGTAAGGGCAGAGACGGCCGCGCCCGTCATGGCCTCCATCTCCACCCCCGTCTTTGCGGTCGTCTTAACCGTGACCTCGATATCGACGGCGGCGGCCTCATCCCGGAGCTCAAACTCAACGGTCACGGCGGACAGGGGGAGAGGATGACACAGGGGGATGAGTTCGGAGGTTCGTTTGGCTCCCATAATCCCCGCCAGCCTTGCAACCTCCAAGACATCGCCCTTCTCCAGGCTCTTATCGACGAGACGACTGAATGTGGCCGGGGCCATGGTAACGGTGGCTCGGGCCGTGGCGATACGCTCCGTTGTGGGCTTCGCAGAGACATCCACCATCCGGGCCTTGCCTGCCTCATCGAAGTGGGTGAGCGCCATGGGGTCACCTTTCGGTTGTAGAGCGAATTGCCTTTCAGGATACCTAGGGGGATAGGAACTCGTCAAGGCGAAAGGGGACCAGCATGGTGTCACGCCCTGGGAGCCGTTTGCACAGAGGCGGGCGAGGGATTATGTTTATTAATGAACTGTTCCATCACTTCATCTAGCTAGCCATTTGTGGAGACTGCATGGATCCTCTCGTAGATACCTTCGGTCGCGTTGCAAAGAACCTTAGGGTTTCCGTGACGGATCGTTGTGACCTCCGATGCCTCTACTGCATGCCGCCCGAAGGGCTGGAGTGGCTCCCTCGTCCTGAGCTCCTTACCTATGAGGAGATCGAGCGGTTGGTCCGCATCATGGTCCGCCTTGGCGTGGAGAAGGTTCGAATCACCGGAGGCGAGCCGCTTGTCCGCAAAGACCTCCCTGTTCTGGTCGAGAAGCTGGCCCGTATTGAGGGGCTAAAAGACCTTGCCTTGACAACCAACGGTGTGCAGCTCAAGCGCTTCGCCGGAGACCTGGCGGCGGCAGGCTTGAAGCGAATCAACGTGAGTCTGGACTCCCTTCAGAAAGACCGCTTTTTTCAGATCGTTCGCCGGGACGTGCTGGAGAAAGTTTTGGAGGGTCTGGAGGAGCTGGAGCGCCACCCCTCCATCAGCCCCATCAAGGTCAACGTGGTCACCATGCAGGGGGTCAACGACGACGAGATGCTTGAGTTCGCCAAGCTGGCCATGCGCAAGCCCTACGTCATCCGCTTCATCGAGTTCATGCCCCTCGACGCCCAAGAGGCCTGGCAGCGCGAGCAGGTGCTGACCGGCCGGGAAGTCTTCGAGCGCATCAACGCATACAGGCGGCTCGTTCCCATCGACACCTCCACGAACAGCTCCCCCGATACAAAGTACCGCTTCGAGGACGGTTCGGGCGAGATCGGCTTCATCAACTCCGTCAGCGAGCCTTTCTGCGCATCCTGCGACCGGATACGTATCACTGCAGACGGGCAGTTTCGAAACTGCCTCTTCGCCCTTGAGGAGACCGACCTCAAGACCCCTATGCGTGCTGGGGCCAGCGACGAGGAGCTTGCGGTGCTGATCCGCCAGGGGGTGTGGGAGAAGTGGGCGGGCCACCTCATCAACCAGCCGACTTTTCAGCGGCCCGGCCGCTCCATGTCGCAGATCGGAGGCTGAGGCCCATCGCCTAATTTCGACCAACCAGGTCACCGGCAACATCGTCTTGTTGCCATGGGCCGAGTAGCCATTGTGGGACAGTAGTAGCTCGGCTTTTTTATTTGGCATGACAAACCAGTGTAAACGAAGTAAGGGTCGAGGTTCGAAGGCGGCTTCGGAGCCCTTGGTTGGTAGAGATACTGGTTAATGGCCCGCGTAAGGAGAAGATAATGACAACCCCAAAGGTTCTAGTAACCGGCGCGGGGGGAAAAACGGCCTCTTACGTGGTCGAACAGCTCATCGAAGAGGGCTTTCCGGTGCGCGCCTTAGTTCGCCGCCTCGACGAAAGATCGGATCGCCTCACATCTCTGGGGGCCGAGGTGGTCGTGGGAGATTTCTTAGATATCGAATCGCTCCGGTCTGCCATGGCGGGTTTAAAACGCGCGTACTTCTGCTATCCACCCGCGGACCGCCTGCTGGAAGCCACCACCAACTTTGCTATCGTGGCCAAGGAAGTTTCCCTGGAGGCGCTGGTCAACATGTCGCAGTTTGAAGTTCGCGATGCACATCCGAGCCATCTTGCGAACCAGCACTGGCTGGGGGAGAGAGTGCTGGAGTGGGCTGACGTAGGCGTAACACATATACGCCCCACATTTTTCGCCGAAATGTCTCTGATACTGAACGGAAAG
It encodes the following:
- a CDS encoding NmrA family NAD(P)-binding protein, whose amino-acid sequence is MTTPKVLVTGAGGKTASYVVEQLIEEGFPVRALVRRLDERSDRLTSLGAEVVVGDFLDIESLRSAMAGLKRAYFCYPPADRLLEATTNFAIVAKEVSLEALVNMSQFEVRDAHPSHLANQHWLGERVLEWADVGVTHIRPTFFAEMSLILNGKTIASEGKMYLPYGDGKHAPVSAEDIARVVVGVLTNPGPHTGEIYKVTGPEDLSIAEIAEIFNTALGKPVEYVDIPLEVWQKALADLGLSPFLIQHLGHMAEDHKNGFFAGVTDVVHKVGGRQPQSLEDFIRANAQAFGA
- the moaD gene encoding molybdopterin converting factor subunit 1 — translated: MKVTVLYFASCKDVVGAAEETVELEPGAKAQDLLEVLIRTHPDLKGLEPALAVSVNQEYAAREASLADGDEVALIPPVSGGQSLPAETYAMVERPISLDEVAQLVRRDSSGAVAAFGGVVREETEGRRVLYLEYEAYPSMAERKMTQIGEEIGAKWAVDSVAILHRVGRLEVGEMSLAIAVAAPHRREALEACSYAIERLKEIVPIWKKEVFEDGEVWVGHHGSSVGH
- a CDS encoding class I tRNA ligase family protein — encoded protein: MSAHQTKQLTPLDEALALALEAAEPLEGTEVVSVPSATGRVVAEAVRAEADVPPFDRAAMDGYAVRAADTVGAPVILTCVERVYAGEETSLSVEPGTCIAVATGAPMPAGADAVVMVEHTEATGEAVRILKPIETGRNAAPRGEDIRAGEVVIESGVLLNPARLGAFAAVGRSTVLVYAKPSAVVIPTGKEIVPPGEGPLGPGQIYDINTTTLLASLEEFGADAVRYALTTGASAGNDIRLNERKLEASRNFANKLWNAARFVISNLDGAAGLEGWPRPTPSHRQDRWILSRLNRVAAEVQGFMEEYQFGEAQRVIHDFLWSEYCDWYIEMAKIRLRSGGEGHPSPLTVLAHVLERVLRLLHPFMPFVTEEIWQTLTKYLPAEPDRPQALVVAPYPEADASMFDDEAEGEMGAVTEIVRAVRNLRAEFRIQPAQSLAVAVSASER
- a CDS encoding MogA/MoaB family molybdenum cofactor biosynthesis protein; the protein is MGIEEHRAQSPTSVGCAVITISDTRTEATDTSGQLIRDGLDGAGHRVLSSCIVPDEPPAIRRAVEEAAGTDGVKAILLTGGTGITPRDRTHEVVSEMLDKRMDGFGELFRVFSYEEIGAAAMLSRAVGGVAKGALIFAMPGSRAAVRLAMEKLILPELGHLVFEMEKRPDKKE
- the moaA gene encoding GTP 3',8-cyclase MoaA, giving the protein MDPLVDTFGRVAKNLRVSVTDRCDLRCLYCMPPEGLEWLPRPELLTYEEIERLVRIMVRLGVEKVRITGGEPLVRKDLPVLVEKLARIEGLKDLALTTNGVQLKRFAGDLAAAGLKRINVSLDSLQKDRFFQIVRRDVLEKVLEGLEELERHPSISPIKVNVVTMQGVNDDEMLEFAKLAMRKPYVIRFIEFMPLDAQEAWQREQVLTGREVFERINAYRRLVPIDTSTNSSPDTKYRFEDGSGEIGFINSVSEPFCASCDRIRITADGQFRNCLFALEETDLKTPMRAGASDEELAVLIRQGVWEKWAGHLINQPTFQRPGRSMSQIGG
- the moaC gene encoding cyclic pyranopterin monophosphate synthase MoaC, which produces MALTHFDEAGKARMVDVSAKPTTERIATARATVTMAPATFSRLVDKSLEKGDVLEVARLAGIMGAKRTSELIPLCHPLPLSAVTVEFELRDEAAAVDIEVTVKTTAKTGVEMEAMTGAAVSALTIYDMCKSVDRSITVSDLRLIHKAGGASGAYTASGEEAPKGQGAIE